The genomic region TGCCAGTTCGGGCATCGGTGCCGCCTGTGCCAAATTGATTTTGGCCCAAGGTATACAGGTTGTTGGACTGGCACGTCGCATCCAACGCTTGGAGCAGCTTAAGCTATCCCTGCCCACTGCCCAGCAAAAACTATTCCACTTCAAACAATGTGACGTATCTCAAGAACAACAAGTAAATGAGGCGTTTGATTGGATCGAGCAGACGTTGGGCGGCACGGACATACTCGTCAACAATGCAGGCATCCTACGCGATGGCAATCTGGTAGACATGTCAATTAGTGATATTCGCGATGTAGTAAATACAAACTTGATGGGCTCCATCTATTGCCTACAAAATGCTATCAAAAGCATGCGAAAACGCAACTACCCGGggcatttgatttttattaacagCACAGCTGGTTTGGCGGGGTATAATCCGGGCAAGGATGATCCCAGCTTGAATGTTTATACACCAACGAAATTCGCTTTGAATGCAGTTAATGAGATTTGTCGACAAGAGCTGATAACACTGAAAACAAAGGTCAAGACAACGGTGAGTGTTTAGAGAGCAGCAAGCGAACTTCGGTAATCGGGAAGAATTTAAAtctatgtttgttttttgtttttgttattttactaGAACATCAGTCCGGGTTGGGTATCTACTGAAATCGTACCGGACGAAACCAAAGCGCAGTTGGGCGATGTGATTTTacatgccgatgatattgccaATGCAGTCATTTATGCGCTCTCCACACCACCACACGCGCAGGTGCAAGAGATAACTTTGCGCGCCCTAGGCGAGTGGTTCTGAATGGGTTGAGTGGTG from Anastrepha obliqua isolate idAnaObli1 chromosome 2, idAnaObli1_1.0, whole genome shotgun sequence harbors:
- the LOC129238499 gene encoding farnesol dehydrogenase, encoding MNRWRNRVAVVTGASSGIGAACAKLILAQGIQVVGLARRIQRLEQLKLSLPTAQQKLFHFKQCDVSQEQQVNEAFDWIEQTLGGTDILVNNAGILRDGNLVDMSISDIRDVVNTNLMGSIYCLQNAIKSMRKRNYPGHLIFINSTAGLAGYNPGKDDPSLNVYTPTKFALNAVNEICRQELITLKTKVKTTNISPGWVSTEIVPDETKAQLGDVILHADDIANAVIYALSTPPHAQVQEITLRALGEWF